Proteins encoded in a region of the Isosphaeraceae bacterium EP7 genome:
- a CDS encoding M13 family metallopeptidase → MKRTLPAAAALGLLGLGLAFAADVRPAATRSGIDLKEGDPKVAPQDDLYRHVNGKWLAEAVIPPDRSSDGAFYKLRDQAEADLRVIIEEAAAKSDSTPEARKVGDLFASYLDEKAIEAKGLTPIAEELALVNSVTDKASLLKAMGTLQRTGVDGLFGLYVDTDAKKSDRYIVYLNQGGLGLPDEAYYRDAKFEPIRKAYTPHLKKMFELSDQAEAGAATDKVMALETRLAKGHWDRVKSRDDTLTYNKVDRDALAKLAPGIDWAVWLGAIGAGDVQELVVRQPDFLTAAGKALDEVPIDDWKSWLRWHLVKARASLLTKALVDEDFEFDGKVLTGAQELKPRWKRAVGAVEMSLGEAVGKLYVAKHFPPAAKARMNELVANLVEAYRQDIQTLEWMSPETRTKALEKLGKFTPKVGYPDKWRDYSKLEISRDDLVGNIKRAVAFEFNRTLAKLGKPVDRLEWGMTPQTVNAYYNPGMNEIVFPAAILQPPFFDLDGDDAANYGGIGAVIGHEIGHGFDDQGSKYDGEGNMKDWWTAADRAEFDARAKKLIAQYDAFEPAQLPGQHVNGALTIGENIGDLGGLTIAYKAYALARKGATAPVIDGLTGEQRFYMGWAQVWRTKQRDAELARRLATDPHSPPEFRCNGVVRNIPEFYKAFDVKPGNKLYLPPEQRVSIW, encoded by the coding sequence ATGAAACGCACTCTTCCCGCCGCGGCGGCCCTGGGCCTGCTCGGCCTGGGCCTGGCATTCGCGGCCGACGTCAGGCCCGCGGCGACTCGCTCGGGAATCGACCTGAAGGAGGGAGACCCCAAGGTCGCCCCGCAGGATGACCTCTACAGGCACGTCAACGGCAAGTGGCTGGCCGAGGCCGTCATCCCGCCCGATCGGTCGTCCGACGGGGCCTTCTACAAGCTCAGGGATCAGGCCGAGGCCGACCTTCGCGTGATTATCGAGGAGGCCGCCGCCAAGTCCGACAGCACGCCCGAGGCCCGCAAGGTCGGTGATCTCTTCGCCAGTTACCTCGACGAGAAGGCCATCGAGGCCAAGGGCCTGACGCCGATCGCCGAGGAGCTTGCCCTGGTCAACTCGGTGACCGACAAGGCAAGCTTGCTCAAGGCGATGGGCACGCTCCAGCGCACCGGGGTGGACGGCCTCTTCGGCCTCTATGTTGACACCGACGCCAAGAAGTCGGATCGGTACATCGTTTATTTGAATCAGGGGGGGCTGGGCCTGCCCGACGAGGCCTACTACCGGGACGCCAAGTTCGAGCCCATCCGCAAGGCCTACACGCCGCACCTCAAGAAGATGTTCGAGCTGTCCGATCAGGCCGAGGCGGGCGCCGCGACCGACAAGGTGATGGCGCTGGAAACCCGGCTGGCCAAGGGTCATTGGGACCGGGTCAAGAGCCGCGACGACACCCTGACCTACAACAAGGTCGACCGCGACGCCCTGGCGAAGCTCGCGCCGGGCATCGATTGGGCCGTCTGGCTGGGCGCCATCGGCGCCGGCGACGTGCAGGAGCTCGTCGTTCGCCAGCCCGACTTCCTCACGGCGGCCGGCAAGGCGCTCGACGAGGTGCCGATCGACGACTGGAAGTCCTGGCTACGCTGGCATCTGGTGAAAGCCCGTGCGTCGCTGCTGACCAAGGCGCTCGTCGACGAAGATTTCGAGTTCGACGGCAAGGTGCTGACCGGGGCCCAGGAGCTGAAGCCGCGCTGGAAGCGTGCGGTGGGCGCCGTGGAGATGTCGCTGGGAGAGGCCGTGGGCAAGCTGTACGTAGCCAAGCACTTCCCCCCCGCCGCCAAGGCCCGGATGAATGAGCTGGTGGCCAACCTGGTCGAGGCTTATCGGCAGGACATCCAGACGCTTGAATGGATGAGCCCCGAGACGCGCACCAAGGCGCTGGAGAAGCTGGGCAAGTTCACCCCCAAGGTGGGCTATCCCGACAAGTGGCGCGACTATTCCAAGCTGGAAATCAGCCGCGACGACCTGGTGGGCAACATCAAGCGGGCCGTGGCCTTCGAGTTCAACCGCACGCTGGCAAAGCTCGGCAAGCCGGTCGACCGCCTGGAGTGGGGGATGACCCCGCAGACGGTCAACGCGTACTACAACCCGGGGATGAACGAGATCGTCTTCCCGGCGGCCATCCTCCAGCCCCCCTTCTTCGACCTGGACGGGGACGACGCCGCGAACTACGGCGGCATCGGCGCGGTGATCGGCCACGAGATCGGCCACGGCTTCGACGACCAGGGGTCGAAGTATGACGGCGAGGGGAATATGAAGGATTGGTGGACCGCCGCCGACCGGGCCGAGTTCGACGCCCGCGCCAAGAAGCTGATCGCGCAGTACGACGCCTTCGAGCCGGCGCAGCTACCTGGGCAGCACGTCAACGGCGCCCTGACCATCGGCGAGAACATCGGCGACCTCGGCGGCCTGACCATTGCCTACAAGGCCTACGCCCTGGCCCGCAAGGGGGCCACCGCGCCGGTGATCGACGGCTTGACCGGCGAGCAGAGGTTCTACATGGGCTGGGCGCAGGTCTGGCGGACCAAGCAGCGCGACGCCGAGCTTGCTCGCAGGCTGGCGACCGACCCGCACTCCCCGCCCGAGTTCCGCTGCAACGGCGTCGTCCGCAATATCCCCGAGTTCTACAAGGCGTTCGACGTCAAGCCGGGGAACAAGCTCTACCTCCCCCCCGAGCAGCGCGTCAGCATCTGGTGA
- a CDS encoding PTS sugar transporter subunit IIA, with the protein MQQLTVRDVAAIFRVPESHVYKWAHDEDLPSRQVGGRTYFDRTELLEWAGLHRIPFDVGLVNGKNNEGPPEETLAGALATGGLIQGVEGSTKAEVFAALVRRLNLPDGADRGAVEELLMARESVGSTAVGDGIAIPHPRQPLVLGGFGCPSLTICQLAAPLAFDAPDGLPVQTLFVLISPTIRSHLRVLARLSRALQEPSLRQALKRRAPLEQLAEELRRVDESSSPTSAVTAGEPA; encoded by the coding sequence ATGCAACAACTGACCGTCCGTGACGTGGCCGCCATCTTCAGGGTGCCCGAGTCCCACGTCTACAAGTGGGCCCACGACGAGGACCTTCCCTCGCGCCAGGTCGGCGGCCGGACCTACTTCGACCGCACTGAATTGCTTGAATGGGCCGGACTACACCGGATCCCGTTCGACGTCGGGTTGGTCAACGGCAAGAACAACGAAGGTCCGCCCGAGGAGACGCTCGCCGGGGCCCTGGCCACGGGCGGCCTGATCCAGGGGGTCGAAGGCTCGACGAAGGCCGAGGTCTTCGCCGCACTCGTCCGTCGCCTCAACCTTCCCGATGGGGCGGACCGGGGCGCAGTCGAAGAACTGCTGATGGCCCGCGAGTCGGTCGGCTCGACCGCCGTGGGGGACGGCATCGCCATCCCTCATCCGCGTCAGCCGTTGGTGCTGGGCGGGTTCGGATGCCCATCGCTGACCATCTGCCAGCTCGCCGCGCCGCTCGCCTTCGACGCGCCCGACGGGCTGCCGGTCCAGACCCTCTTCGTGCTGATCAGCCCGACAATCCGGTCTCATCTCAGGGTGCTCGCCCGGCTGTCCCGGGCGTTGCAGGAACCCTCGCTACGCCAGGCCTTGAAGCGGCGGGCGCCGCTCGAGCAGCTCGCCGAGGAGCTGCGACGGGTGGACGAATCGTCCTCGCCCACGTCCGCCGTGACCGCCGGGGAGCCCGCCTAA
- a CDS encoding carboxypeptidase-like regulatory domain-containing protein, with amino-acid sequence MLVGYVSDERYVALPDVLLEFEGPSIVGSVEARSRATGAVYADVPPGTYRVTLSKAGFGSKRSIVQVAEGLPHHFRLLADGLMGYAWPKWVRGGESSEFRVHSVEAYTLGLWRMGATAEFIKNLGWFDEHGPRATMQITPDGDYSRTGVGWNTQGYTSPAHKQFVAAPERSGLYYFRAQTKSGLDFSFPWIVAPAEPTADVAVLASNLTWNAYNSFGGRSNYINPDRLPETPTVNSRQELRRYTDPDNIAYGVDEYAPLSMDRPEAINHIDQGEEPDDPIEGRAACHLAPAEWRLLAWLEREEFDYDYYAETQLDSGDLDLDRYRVLIISTHPEYWTRRMFDRVRDWVNTRGGRLMYLGGNGVNCEVELLDEFTAVYKNGDAREVTSRKLEGRFHLSGDSEASLLGVVFDERGIMTGAPYRVVDADHWVFEGTGLDEGDLFGTQSLHMRCPGGASGHETDKVSPSSPAGVHVIAKGTNPGDGGADMVQFDVEGGGSVFSAGSIAYPAALLVDEHISAITANVLGRFLDE; translated from the coding sequence ATGCTGGTCGGATATGTGAGCGATGAGCGGTATGTGGCCCTCCCCGACGTGCTGCTCGAATTCGAGGGCCCCTCGATCGTCGGCTCCGTCGAGGCTCGATCGCGGGCCACAGGCGCCGTCTACGCAGACGTCCCGCCGGGCACTTATCGGGTCACGCTGTCGAAAGCGGGATTCGGCTCCAAGCGTTCGATCGTGCAGGTGGCCGAAGGATTGCCGCACCACTTCCGACTGCTGGCCGACGGCTTGATGGGCTATGCCTGGCCCAAGTGGGTGCGGGGCGGCGAGTCTTCGGAGTTCCGCGTCCATTCCGTCGAAGCCTATACGCTGGGCCTCTGGAGGATGGGCGCGACGGCCGAATTCATCAAGAACCTCGGCTGGTTCGACGAGCACGGCCCGCGCGCCACGATGCAGATCACGCCCGACGGCGACTACTCGCGTACCGGCGTGGGCTGGAACACGCAGGGCTATACCAGCCCCGCACACAAGCAGTTCGTGGCCGCGCCGGAACGATCGGGCCTCTACTATTTCCGGGCCCAGACGAAGTCGGGGCTCGACTTCTCGTTTCCCTGGATCGTCGCCCCCGCGGAACCCACCGCGGACGTCGCCGTGCTGGCGTCGAACCTGACCTGGAACGCATACAACAGCTTCGGCGGCCGGAGCAACTACATCAATCCCGACCGCCTGCCCGAGACGCCCACCGTCAACTCGCGGCAGGAGCTGCGGCGGTACACCGACCCGGACAACATCGCCTACGGGGTCGACGAGTATGCCCCGCTGTCGATGGACCGGCCCGAGGCGATCAACCACATCGACCAGGGCGAGGAGCCCGATGATCCCATCGAGGGGCGGGCCGCGTGCCACCTGGCCCCGGCCGAGTGGAGGCTGCTGGCCTGGCTCGAACGCGAGGAGTTCGACTACGACTATTATGCCGAGACGCAACTCGATTCCGGGGACCTCGACCTGGACCGCTATCGCGTCCTGATCATCAGCACGCACCCCGAGTACTGGACCCGCCGCATGTTCGATCGCGTGCGCGACTGGGTGAACACACGCGGCGGGCGCCTGATGTACCTGGGTGGCAACGGGGTGAACTGCGAGGTCGAGCTGCTCGACGAATTCACGGCCGTCTACAAGAATGGCGACGCCCGCGAGGTGACGAGTCGCAAGCTTGAAGGCCGTTTCCACCTGTCGGGCGACTCGGAGGCGAGCCTCCTCGGGGTGGTCTTCGACGAGCGCGGGATCATGACGGGCGCCCCCTATCGCGTGGTCGATGCCGACCATTGGGTGTTCGAAGGCACGGGGCTGGACGAGGGGGACCTGTTCGGCACCCAGAGCCTGCACATGCGCTGCCCGGGGGGAGCTTCGGGCCACGAGACCGACAAGGTCTCGCCCAGCTCTCCGGCCGGTGTGCATGTCATCGCCAAGGGGACGAATCCGGGCGACGGCGGGGCCGACATGGTGCAGTTTGACGTCGAAGGGGGCGGCTCGGTCTTCTCAGCCGGCTCGATCGCCTATCCCGCCGCGCTGCTGGTCGATGAGCACATCTCCGCAATCACGGCCAATGTCCTGGGGCGATTCCTTGATGAGTGA
- a CDS encoding NADH-quinone oxidoreductase subunit H, whose product MNVSSFLPPLLALTLAPLLLGVTNRTKALFAGRAGAPLLQAYHDLWKLLRKGTVYSNVTTWVFRAGPVVGLGAMLAAIALVPLGGCRSPISFEGDLLLLAYLLGLARLFTVLAALDTGSPFEGMGASREVFFSALAEPALLLGLVAVSRETGSISLSGINQAISLHVWGHSGLVLGLVAVVLMIVFLAENSRIPVDDPNTHLELTMIHEVMVLDHGGPDLAFILYGAALKLWMLGSLIVGLVIPFHFGIPALDLTVAVAGMIALAVALGVIESTMARLRMMRVPELLIGAVTLAGLALVLEHGGVVS is encoded by the coding sequence ATGAATGTCTCGTCCTTCCTGCCACCGCTGCTGGCCCTGACGCTGGCGCCCCTGCTGCTGGGCGTGACCAACCGGACGAAGGCCCTCTTCGCCGGCCGTGCCGGGGCCCCGTTACTCCAGGCGTATCACGACCTCTGGAAGCTGCTGCGCAAGGGGACGGTCTACAGCAACGTGACCACCTGGGTCTTCCGGGCCGGTCCCGTCGTCGGCCTGGGCGCGATGCTGGCGGCCATCGCCCTGGTTCCGCTGGGCGGCTGCCGGTCGCCCATCTCATTCGAGGGCGACCTGCTGCTGCTGGCCTATCTGCTGGGCCTGGCCCGGCTGTTCACCGTGCTCGCAGCGCTGGACACCGGCTCGCCGTTCGAGGGGATGGGGGCCAGCCGCGAGGTGTTCTTCTCGGCCTTGGCCGAGCCCGCGCTGCTGCTTGGCCTGGTCGCCGTCTCCCGCGAGACCGGAAGCATCTCGCTGTCGGGCATCAATCAGGCGATCTCATTGCACGTCTGGGGCCACTCGGGCCTGGTGCTCGGGCTGGTCGCGGTGGTCTTGATGATCGTCTTCCTGGCGGAGAACTCGCGGATCCCGGTGGACGACCCCAACACCCACCTGGAGCTGACGATGATCCACGAGGTGATGGTGCTCGACCACGGCGGTCCCGACCTCGCCTTCATCCTCTACGGGGCGGCGTTGAAGCTCTGGATGCTGGGGTCATTGATCGTCGGCCTGGTCATCCCGTTCCACTTCGGCATCCCGGCGCTCGACCTGACGGTGGCCGTGGCGGGGATGATCGCCCTGGCGGTAGCCCTGGGGGTGATCGAGTCGACAATGGCCCGGCTGCGGATGATGCGGGTGCCCGAGCTCCTCATCGGCGCGGTGACGCTGGCCGGCCTGGCCCTGGTCCTCGAACACGGGGGGGTGGTCTCTTGA
- a CDS encoding proton-conducting transporter membrane subunit, whose protein sequence is MDTLLIALSVMLGGGVLSILSGPRPRLATWLGAGGSLVGCLIGLAPVVDSIVYSRSSTFHRPWSVPYGSLWLTLDPLSAWFALPILVLSGVAAVYGATYLMEHRGERSLGFSWLMYNVLTASMLAVVLSRNGILFLVAWEVMSISSYFLVVFDDEDAQVIEAGRTYLIATHLGTAFLFAFFAILGQGAGSLDFDAIAAASPKLAAGTASVLFVLAVIGFGTKAGFMPMHVWLPEAHPAAPSHVSAVMSGVMVKTGIYGIIRTLTLLPAGPAWWGWLLVGIGVLSGVWGILFAATQQDIKRLLAYSTVENIGIIALGLGIGLVGVSGNMPSVAVLGFSGALLHVLNHALFKGMLFLGAGALVHATGTRQIDRLGGLAKTMPLLSGLFVLGAVAICGLPPLNGFAGEFLIYLGAFRGHMESGNLYAVPSAVVVGALALIGGLAALTFAKVIGIVFLGSPRTEDAVNAHAPGLGLTGPMAVLGLLCVAVGLGSPRIAEVLAPVAAGVAKLAPDRVVPATAEVAPALTSVVTVSGLLLVLVASLYGLRALLFRNREVATSTTWGCGYQGGTPRIQYTGSSFVEPLGTFFAGVFRERRSIVPSTGLFPAPGSYSSEMPDVATELIYRPAFRGVGRVADLMRWIQNGQTHLYILYVALTLIVLLVWYLGLVMPT, encoded by the coding sequence ATGGATACCTTACTGATCGCCCTGTCCGTGATGCTCGGCGGCGGCGTCCTTTCGATACTCTCGGGGCCCAGGCCCCGCCTGGCGACCTGGCTCGGCGCGGGCGGCTCGCTAGTCGGTTGCCTGATCGGCCTGGCTCCTGTGGTCGACTCGATCGTCTACTCCCGTTCGTCCACGTTCCATCGTCCCTGGTCGGTGCCCTATGGCTCGCTCTGGCTGACGCTCGACCCGCTCTCGGCCTGGTTCGCGCTGCCGATCCTGGTTCTCAGCGGAGTCGCCGCGGTCTACGGGGCGACCTATCTGATGGAGCACCGTGGCGAGCGTTCGCTGGGCTTCTCCTGGCTGATGTACAACGTCCTGACGGCCAGCATGCTCGCCGTCGTCCTGTCGCGCAACGGCATCCTGTTCCTCGTCGCCTGGGAGGTGATGTCGATCTCCTCCTACTTCCTCGTCGTCTTCGACGATGAGGACGCGCAGGTGATCGAGGCGGGGCGTACCTATCTGATCGCGACCCACCTGGGGACGGCCTTCCTATTCGCCTTCTTCGCGATCCTGGGCCAGGGCGCCGGCTCGCTCGACTTCGACGCCATCGCCGCGGCGTCGCCCAAGCTGGCGGCCGGCACGGCGAGCGTCCTGTTCGTGCTGGCGGTCATCGGCTTCGGCACCAAGGCCGGATTCATGCCCATGCATGTCTGGCTGCCCGAGGCGCACCCCGCGGCCCCCAGTCACGTCTCGGCGGTCATGTCCGGCGTGATGGTCAAGACGGGCATCTACGGCATCATCCGCACCCTGACCCTGCTGCCGGCGGGACCCGCCTGGTGGGGCTGGCTCCTGGTGGGCATCGGTGTGCTCTCGGGCGTCTGGGGCATCCTGTTCGCCGCGACCCAGCAGGATATCAAGCGGCTACTGGCGTATAGCACGGTCGAGAACATCGGCATCATCGCTCTGGGGCTGGGCATCGGCCTCGTCGGCGTCTCCGGCAACATGCCCTCGGTGGCGGTCCTGGGGTTCTCCGGGGCGCTGCTGCACGTCCTGAATCACGCCCTGTTCAAGGGGATGCTTTTCCTGGGGGCCGGCGCCCTGGTGCACGCCACCGGGACCCGTCAGATCGACCGGCTGGGCGGACTTGCCAAGACGATGCCGCTGCTCTCGGGCCTGTTCGTGCTGGGCGCGGTGGCCATCTGCGGGTTGCCCCCGTTGAACGGGTTCGCCGGCGAGTTCCTTATCTATCTGGGCGCGTTCCGCGGCCACATGGAATCGGGCAACCTCTACGCGGTGCCGTCCGCGGTGGTGGTCGGGGCCCTGGCCCTGATCGGCGGGCTGGCGGCGTTGACGTTCGCCAAGGTCATCGGGATCGTCTTCCTGGGCTCTCCCCGAACCGAAGACGCGGTCAACGCCCATGCCCCTGGGCTGGGCCTGACCGGGCCGATGGCCGTGCTGGGCCTGCTCTGCGTGGCGGTGGGGCTCGGCTCCCCGCGGATCGCCGAGGTGTTGGCCCCGGTCGCTGCGGGCGTCGCCAAGCTGGCGCCCGACCGGGTGGTCCCCGCGACGGCCGAGGTGGCCCCCGCGCTGACCTCGGTCGTGACGGTCTCGGGCCTGCTGCTCGTCCTGGTCGCCTCGCTCTACGGCCTGCGGGCCTTGCTGTTCCGCAACCGTGAGGTCGCAACCTCGACGACCTGGGGCTGCGGCTACCAGGGCGGTACCCCCCGGATCCAGTACACGGGCTCGTCGTTCGTCGAGCCGCTGGGCACCTTCTTCGCCGGCGTCTTCCGCGAGCGGCGGAGCATCGTCCCCTCGACCGGCCTTTTCCCGGCGCCCGGGTCGTACTCCAGCGAGATGCCCGACGTGGCGACCGAGCTGATCTATCGGCCGGCATTCCGGGGTGTCGGCCGCGTCGCCGACCTGATGCGCTGGATCCAGAATGGCCAGACTCACCTCTACATCCTTTATGTGGCCCTGACGCTCATCGTGCTCCTGGTCTGGTACCTGGGGCTGGTGATGCCGACCTGA
- a CDS encoding proton-conducting transporter membrane subunit — MILAFLAILVAAGAAAFFLKSDTPRRALLVLTAAFHALFTAGAWANRPATMADGWLALDETGLLFLSIISVLFLPSSFYAVGYLRREAETKRHIDYKSSFRFDNGPEASFTGCLLMLLATMTLVTVSQHFGLLWVAIELTTLVSAPLVYFHRQPRSLEATWKYLLICSVGIALALMGNFMLAVAVSKGDASSGLILSKLIEAGPSLRVGWLEAAFLFILVGYGTKAGLAPLHTWLPDVYSEAPSVVTALLAGALSNCAFLGILRTHQVMLSAGPAGFSGNLLIGFGLVSMAVAAIFIVGQNNYKRMLAYSSVEYMGILALGVGLGGVGAYGAGLFAVCQSMGKAALFLTAGNILAAYKTKSGDQIRGLGRSLPVTGLLWGAGLFAIAGIPPFGAFFGEFVILKAALDQGRFLVAATYLALLAVIFVGMANLVLPMGQGKATATVEGTPLRESLWATVPPAALGLGGLALGLYIPPALESVLHMMAHSLGGQ; from the coding sequence ATGATCCTGGCCTTCCTGGCGATCTTGGTGGCCGCCGGCGCCGCCGCCTTCTTCCTGAAGTCGGACACGCCCCGGCGCGCCCTGCTGGTGCTCACGGCCGCGTTCCACGCCCTGTTCACGGCCGGGGCCTGGGCGAATCGCCCTGCGACCATGGCCGACGGCTGGCTGGCGCTGGATGAGACCGGCCTGTTGTTCCTCAGCATTATCAGCGTGCTGTTCCTCCCCTCGTCGTTCTACGCCGTGGGCTATCTGAGGCGCGAGGCGGAGACGAAGCGGCATATCGACTACAAGTCGAGCTTCCGGTTCGACAACGGGCCCGAGGCCTCGTTCACCGGCTGCCTGCTGATGCTGCTGGCCACGATGACCCTGGTCACCGTCAGCCAGCACTTCGGCCTGCTCTGGGTGGCCATCGAGCTGACCACGCTCGTCAGCGCACCCCTGGTCTACTTCCATCGCCAGCCGAGGTCCCTGGAAGCCACCTGGAAATATTTGCTCATCTGTTCGGTCGGCATCGCGCTGGCCCTGATGGGCAACTTCATGCTGGCCGTCGCGGTGTCCAAAGGGGACGCATCCTCGGGCCTGATCCTGAGCAAGCTGATCGAGGCCGGCCCCAGCCTGCGGGTGGGCTGGCTGGAGGCGGCGTTCCTGTTCATCCTGGTCGGCTACGGGACCAAGGCGGGGCTGGCCCCGCTGCATACATGGCTGCCGGACGTCTACAGCGAGGCCCCGTCGGTGGTGACCGCCCTGCTCGCCGGGGCGCTTTCCAACTGCGCCTTCCTGGGCATCCTGCGCACCCACCAGGTGATGCTCTCGGCGGGCCCCGCGGGGTTCAGCGGCAACCTGCTCATCGGCTTCGGGCTAGTGTCGATGGCCGTGGCGGCGATCTTCATCGTCGGCCAGAACAACTACAAGCGGATGCTGGCGTATTCGAGCGTCGAGTACATGGGCATCCTGGCCCTCGGTGTGGGCCTGGGCGGCGTCGGAGCCTACGGCGCCGGCCTGTTCGCGGTCTGCCAGTCGATGGGCAAGGCGGCCCTGTTCCTCACGGCCGGGAATATCCTGGCGGCCTACAAGACCAAGTCGGGCGATCAGATCCGCGGGCTCGGCCGCTCGCTGCCTGTGACCGGCCTTCTCTGGGGGGCCGGCCTGTTCGCCATCGCCGGCATCCCGCCCTTCGGCGCGTTCTTCGGCGAGTTCGTGATCCTCAAGGCGGCCCTCGACCAGGGCCGATTCTTGGTCGCCGCGACCTACCTGGCGCTGCTGGCGGTGATCTTCGTGGGGATGGCCAACCTGGTCCTGCCGATGGGCCAGGGCAAGGCGACGGCCACCGTCGAGGGAACCCCGCTGCGCGAGTCGCTCTGGGCGACCGTCCCCCCGGCGGCCCTGGGTCTGGGGGGCCTGGCCCTCGGGCTGTACATCCCGCCGGCCCTGGAGTCGGTCCTGCACATGATGGCCCATTCCCTGGGAGGACAGTGA
- a CDS encoding inositol monophosphatase family protein, with translation MTTPEFQVAEDAARLGGAIVARYFREGVTMRSKDVGNLVSDADVEAERAIIAEIRRAFPGHAVLAEEEHSGDAAGAEHLWVIDPLDGTNNFAHKIPHIAVSIAYYHKGEPSCGIVYNPLDDTWYTAIRGQGARHNGKLVRVGEEDRLEDIVVGTGFGYDRGALMEATLASIADLSRHGIHGVRRFGAAALDLCWVGTGIFGAFYEYTLQPWDFAAGRLFVEEAGGRVTTCQNKSLPMAPSSILATNGLVHEAMHDVLRIHWPD, from the coding sequence ATGACGACCCCCGAATTCCAGGTGGCCGAGGACGCGGCGCGTCTCGGCGGGGCCATCGTGGCGCGCTACTTCCGCGAGGGGGTCACCATGCGATCCAAGGATGTCGGCAATCTCGTCTCCGACGCCGACGTCGAGGCCGAGCGTGCCATCATCGCCGAGATTCGAAGGGCCTTTCCCGGCCACGCCGTCCTCGCCGAGGAGGAGCACAGCGGAGACGCCGCGGGCGCCGAGCATCTCTGGGTCATCGACCCGCTGGACGGCACCAACAACTTCGCCCACAAGATCCCCCACATCGCCGTCTCGATCGCCTATTACCACAAGGGCGAGCCGAGCTGCGGGATTGTCTACAACCCGCTCGACGACACCTGGTACACCGCGATCCGCGGCCAGGGCGCACGCCACAACGGCAAACTCGTGCGCGTGGGCGAGGAAGACAGGTTGGAGGACATCGTCGTCGGCACCGGCTTCGGCTACGACCGCGGGGCCTTGATGGAAGCGACCCTGGCATCGATCGCCGACCTGAGCCGGCACGGAATCCACGGAGTCCGCCGCTTCGGCGCCGCGGCGCTGGACCTCTGCTGGGTCGGCACCGGCATCTTCGGGGCCTTCTACGAGTACACCCTGCAACCCTGGGACTTCGCCGCCGGCCGCCTCTTTGTCGAGGAGGCGGGGGGCCGCGTCACCACCTGCCAGAACAAGTCCCTGCCCATGGCCCCGTCGAGCATCCTGGCCACCAACGGCTTGGTGCACGAGGCGATGCACGATGTGCTCCGCATCCACTGGCCTGACTGA
- a CDS encoding MFS transporter, with translation MSEAAAGPALPTRVRHLVLGSLAALTVHAYLTRVCLAPAASTIQADLRLSNASMGWVLGAFAMGYWAQVPGGWLGARLGARWGLSLACLVWSLATIATALAGSAGLLWWSRLAVGLGQAVLFPVANAAVSSWYPRARRGSASSVITSFMSVGGVLGSGLTIRLMGPLGWRPAFLIFGIAGVIASAVFAAWYRNLPGEHPAVNDAERALILDGVAPAPEEPSEPMAAVFLQMLRSPTMGALCLQHFFRSFGYFFFVTWFPTFLERGYGVSRERAGELNMLPLAGVVAGSFAGGWAVDRVYRLTGKLWASRSGVAAGSLLLCALATACAAMAPAGGTVWVVALVTLGTFFSGFSGPATWATAIDVGGKSTPLVFAVMNTLGNLGSVLCPIIVGYQIDSITRSGGSWTPILLLFSCVYLAAALSWLVLDPNRPVIGPARPAS, from the coding sequence ATGAGTGAAGCTGCCGCAGGCCCGGCCTTGCCGACGAGGGTGCGCCACCTGGTGCTGGGGTCGCTCGCGGCCCTGACGGTGCATGCCTACCTGACGCGGGTCTGCCTGGCCCCGGCGGCCTCGACGATCCAGGCCGACCTGCGCCTCTCCAACGCGAGCATGGGCTGGGTCCTCGGCGCGTTCGCGATGGGGTACTGGGCGCAGGTCCCCGGGGGCTGGCTGGGTGCCAGGCTCGGCGCACGCTGGGGCCTGTCGCTGGCCTGCCTCGTCTGGTCATTGGCAACGATCGCCACGGCGCTCGCCGGGTCGGCTGGCCTCCTCTGGTGGTCGAGGCTGGCGGTCGGGCTGGGGCAGGCGGTGCTCTTCCCGGTGGCCAACGCGGCGGTCTCGTCCTGGTATCCGCGGGCCAGGCGTGGCTCGGCAAGCTCGGTCATCACGTCATTCATGTCGGTCGGCGGCGTGCTGGGGAGCGGCCTGACCATCCGCCTGATGGGCCCCCTGGGCTGGCGGCCTGCGTTCCTGATCTTCGGGATCGCGGGGGTCATCGCCTCCGCGGTCTTCGCGGCCTGGTATCGGAACCTTCCCGGCGAGCACCCCGCGGTCAACGACGCCGAGCGGGCCTTGATCCTCGACGGTGTCGCCCCAGCGCCAGAGGAGCCGAGTGAGCCGATGGCGGCTGTCTTCTTGCAGATGCTGAGGTCGCCCACGATGGGGGCGCTCTGCCTCCAGCACTTCTTCCGATCGTTCGGCTACTTTTTCTTCGTCACCTGGTTCCCGACGTTCCTGGAGCGGGGCTACGGGGTCAGCCGAGAGCGGGCCGGTGAGCTGAACATGCTGCCGCTGGCGGGCGTGGTCGCGGGCAGCTTCGCGGGAGGTTGGGCGGTCGATCGGGTCTATCGCCTGACGGGTAAGCTCTGGGCCAGCCGCAGCGGCGTGGCCGCGGGCTCGCTCCTGCTTTGCGCGCTGGCCACCGCATGTGCCGCGATGGCACCGGCGGGGGGAACCGTCTGGGTGGTGGCCCTTGTCACGTTGGGCACATTCTTCTCGGGCTTCTCGGGCCCGGCGACCTGGGCGACCGCCATCGACGTCGGCGGCAAGTCGACCCCGCTTGTCTTCGCGGTGATGAATACGCTGGGAAATCTCGGGTCGGTGCTCTGCCCGATCATCGTGGGTTACCAGATCGACTCGATCACCAGGTCCGGAGGGAGCTGGACGCCGATCCTCCTGCTCTTCTCCTGCGTCTATCTGGCCGCGGCGTTGAGCTGGTTGGTCCTCGACCCCAACCGGCCGGTCATCGGCCCGGCCAGGCCGGCTTCATAA